The DNA sequence GTGTAGTGGCATCGATTATTGGGACTAAAGGACTCGATAAGGTTGCGGCAGCCGCAAAACTCGTTACCAAAACGACAAAAATCTCAGAATTAGCTTCTAAAGCTAAGGTTAAAACGGGGATTGCCAATCAAAAGGTTGCACATCAAATATTTACAATTCCCTTGATGGGAAATCACTGAATTAAGGAGGAGTAGGAATTGGATTTAGAATTGAGTCCTGAGATAAGAAAAGCTTTAGAAGCCCGGTGAAAAAGTCGTCATCGAAGTTATAATCGTATAAAATAGAGTGAGTGACAAGATCTTGTGAAATGAGCGTGAGAGCCTTGAAAGCACAAAAATCATCCGCAACCCAACCGCAACTGTTTCAATTCATCGATATGGAAGCACTCATACCCAAAAGTCATATTTTACGACAATTAAATGAAGCGATCGATTTCTCCTGCGTTTACGACTGGGTGGCTCCGTTATATACGGAACGAAGTGGACGACCGGCTGCCGACCCGGAACGCATCGTGCGATTGATCCTACTTTCCTATTTATTTAACCACTCCGAACGCGGCCTGTATGAGATACTTCCTATGCATGCGGGATACTTGTGGTTCTGTGGGCTCGATTTTGAATCAATTCAACATCCTGATCCCTCCCGCCCATCGCTACCGGATCGGACGACGCTTGTCAAGACTCGGAAACTTTGGCGGCAACACGGTATATTTGAAAAGCTTATGGTTCATGTAATCAATCAATGTATTGCAGCAGGATTGGTCAAGCCCGATGTTCACGTTGGCGTCGACGGGACTCAGGTGCGGGCTAACGCTTCGATTCACAGCTTAAAAGAAATGACTTGTACACCCGTAGAGTCCATTGAGGACTATTTGGCGAGAATCGCTCAACAAGACGGTCAAGCTGAACCGTCTTCATCGCCTCATGACACCGACGATGACCCGCCATCGTCTCCCGGTTCAGCCGACAAAGCATCGAGAAAAAAACAGGGACTGCAGGAAGAAGCCACACATGAGAACTTTCACGGAAAGACTTTTTCTAACGCGACACACCGCAGTAAAACAGACCCTGATGCACGGTTGTATAAAAAGGCAAAGGGGCAAGAGGCTCACCTACGGTATTTAATACACAATGTAACAGATGTCACATCGGGCGTCATTTTGTCGACACAAGCCAGCATAGCATCTGGAGTGGCTGAACGTGAAACGAGCATGCAACAACTTGCGGCGATTCGTTTTTGTCATCCGACCATTCGTGTGTGCACCCTTTCAGCCGATAAAGCATACGGTACGCCAGACTACTTGAATGCCCTGTTCGAACAGGGGATGATCCCCTTGGTTTCTTTGCGAAATCTAACATTAGAGGACGTCCCTACATGGAAACGCCAAACGCGAAACCCTAAATTACAACGCAAACGGCTGGCCAAAGTCAAGGCCGTTCAGGTTAAGAATAAAGCGAGACTTATTCAGCTATCTAGTAAGTATCGCCACCTCCAAAAGCTACGCACGCGATGCGAGCATATATTTGCCGAGAGTAAATGTGATCACGGACTCGACCGCGCACGCAGCCGGGGACTAGACTGCATGCAAGAACAAGCGCTATTGACAGCAATGGTTCAGAACCTCAAAAGACTTTGCCGGTTCCGGTTTAAGAAAAAACCAACTCAAACCGGGATTTTGGCATGCCAAAATCCAACTCGCAGGACAATAGGGACAAAGGTTTCCATGTTTTTTTCGTCACTATTATCGTTAATCGCTTCGCTTCACTTACAGGTAAGGCGGTTTAGTTGATTTAAATCACCGGGCTTTTAGAAGGTATTGGTTTTATTGAACGGTATTCAGATCTGTCAAAGGAATATTCTTTTGATCTAGACGATTCCTTTGAAGATTATTCTAATGAGAAGGTATTAGGGGTCATTAATGAACTGGGCTATAATGCAAGGTATTATAAGGGGGAGGATTTCTTTAAGATCGTTGATAAACATCCCCCTTATAAGTTTAATCTTAATCTTAGATTCAAATACGGAGTTGTGGAATTTGTATGGTCCATTTGGAAGGATGATGAGATACAAATAGGAATGCCTTGGGGTTTCTTAAAGGACTTACTGGATGGTAAGGATGAAAGAGTGAGCAAGCCCATTTCTATTAAGCCCCTATAGTAACTTGGACATCACTAAACACTTTAAGTTATACTAGTGATGAAAGGGGCAGAATCAAATGAAACGCCGTCAGTTCACCAAGGAATTTAAAATCCAAGTCGCAAAGGAAGCCATGGAGGTTGGTAACCAAGCGCTAGTTGCTCGCCGCTATGATCTCGGTTCTAACTTGCTTAACCGATGGGTTCGCGAATATAAGGACGGGCACTACGGGGACGTCCCGATCGAATCCGCCCAACCACGCGAATTCAGTGATCTTGCTCAGGAAAATGATCAGCTAAAACGGTTGTTGGGCGAAAAGGATTTAGAAATTGCCATTTTGCGTGATCTTGTAAAAAAGCAGCACCCTCACTTGCTGAAAAGATTGAAGTAGCGGACAAGTGGATTTCTAAGGGATACCCGATCCAAACCGTTTTACGGATTGTCCACGTACCGCGTTCCACCTATTACTATCAGAAACACTATCGGGTGAAGGAGAAGAAAGTAAGTGGGGGGAGACCGGCACCAGGTTACTCCTTCACAAACAGCGGGCAAAAAGTGTCCGACGAACAAATTAAAGAATGGCTTATGGAGCTCGTCTCGGGTGATGGCTACGCGTATGGGTACCGAAAATTAACGGTGGCGCTCCGTTCGACGTACGATTTAGTCATTAATAAGAAAAAAGTGTACCGTCTCTGCAAACGGTTAGGCATCTTACTGCCGCAGCGACGGAAGCGAATCCGCCACCCTAGGCGCCTTGCACGTAACCGCCTCGTTGAGCGATCGAATGAGCTGTGGGAAACAGACATCAAGTATGGGTACATTGCCGGAGAAAACCGCTTTTTCTTCCTGCTTTCCTACATTGACGTTTATGACCGTTCGATTATTGACTATCATGTTGGATTAGCTTGCGAAGGTCAAGACGCTGTTCAGGTGCTACAACGAGCGCTTTCGACACGCGGGCTTCAGGAGGCACAAGAAAAGCCGATCATCCGGACGGACAATGGTCCACAGTTCGTATCTAAAGTATTCGAAGAAGCTTGTGAACACTACGGTTGTGAGCACGAACGTATTCCGCCGAACACACCGAATAAAAATGCCCATATTGAGGCGTTTCATCGGATCGTTGAGGACGAATGCTTCAACAAGTATTCCTTTGAGACGTACGAGGAAGCATATCGTACCGTCATAGGCTTTATGGACTTTTATAACAACCGCCGCATACACGGTAGTATTGGGGACATGAGCCCCGCGCAGTTTTTCCATGCGCATCAAACATCTTCGTTGCGCACGAAAGCCGTTCGACTCTGATCCTTCCCTTTCGTCTTCCAAGCCAACAGCCGCTGTAAGACGTGACGTCAAGGGCGAGCGAAAGCGAGGGCGTAGCCTTTACCCTTGACGGAAGGTCTGAAGCGACTACACTTCTATTGACGAAAGGAAGCGAGAACCAGAGATAACGTGAGCTTGTAGTTATGTATGTCCAGTTTTAAGGGGTTTATCCGATTTTCCGAAACTACGATGATTTAAAGGAAATATTGACAAAGGCATTTAGTATGTATGAGGATTTTAAGCGAAAGTTAATCGCCACGGGGGATATATAATCCTCAGAAACATATGATGACCCTTTTTATAACCGAGCTTTGGTAAGCTTCAATCACTCAAGGTTCGGTTATTTTGTCTGAATAATAACAGACGTCCTGAGAAGAAGGCAGATGCCATGGGAAGCAAAATCATTGACTAGGAGGATGATGGCATGGATAAGTTTCCTTACTTTAAATGTTCTGTTCCAATAATCTCTGAGAAGGACATCCATGGAGTAGCCCAAATAATCTCCGACAAATTATTTAAAGGGTTTCTTTTGGAGGTTTGGAAAATTATATTTACGAAGAAGTGCCCGCAATATATATTGATGGGTCCATTTTGGGATTAGAGGTAGTCATTCAAGGTTTTGGAGGAGAGCACGGTTATGTTTTGGAAGTTAATAATTTTCCGGATATAGAACCCGAGGATGTAGCTGAAAAAGACATCGATATTACGGGATATGTAGCTTCCTTGTTAGAAGGAACTAACGGTATCGAGATTGTGTATCAACAAATTAAAGAGAAAGGTTATATTAAAATAACTGAGTAACATGGTCAGTTGAAGTGGAATAAGGGAAAATCAGATGATTCCACCTTATTTATATTAAACACCTATTATGCATTGTATTATATTTGTGGTTTGTTCCCAAACAGGTGGGGTTCACCGAAAACATCCAATGAGAACACGATATAAAGAGCGCCTCCTGTATGCTGGGTTCCGAGTTTCCCCTTATCACTTCCCCGCGATCCCTGTAGACGGCGGATCGCGGGGAATGTTAGCATTGGCAGTACTTATTTTTGCAACTCTGGCGGAACCTGCGGGCGCATGACCACTTGGTTGAGAATGACTCCTTCTGGAGCAGTCACCATATCGTACGCAACTTTTGCCACGTGTTCCGGTTTGAGTGAGTACGACTTTGCCGGTGTACCTGCAAAGTCCGTTTGGATCGAACCCGGACAAATGACGGACACGCGTACTTGGTGTGGCTTTAGCTCCTCGGTCAACACATCGGTGAGCGCCATAAGTCCGAATTTAGACGCGCAGTAGCCGCCTCCGCCTTTAAATGTCACCGTACCGGCAACGCTGGAAATGTTGACGATGTGGCCCGCTTGGCGCTCGATGAAGTGCGGGATGGCGTATTTGCACGTTAAGTACGGCGCTTTTAAGTTGACGGCCATCATCGTGTCCCAATCTTCTTCCGCAATCTCGTGCACAGGTGCATAGCTGCCGACGCCAGCGTTGTTGATAAGCACGTCGATTTGCCCGTACTTGTCGAGAGTGAAACGGATTAAATCTTCTACTTCATTTGCGACGGTCAAATCACAGGCGTGAGGGACGATCGTGCCACTCCCTAAGACACCGTTTTCTGTATCGTTTGTTTTGCAATTATGCCATTCGTCGGCCAACTGTTGTAAGGCGTCTTTGCTGCGGGCGGTGGCAATGACCGTTGCCCCTCCATCAGCGAAGCGGGTGGCGATGCTCCGCCCGAGGCCGCGGCTCGCTCCAGTGACGATGACGACTTTATTCGCAAGTGGCTGCATAGGGCATGCTCCTTTCAGGTAAAACAGGATTAATTTGTACGTATCTCCCTTAGCGTATCAAAGCTGAGCGCTGCCGTCTAACGGTCTACGTCACACGGTCGCCTTTAGATACCCGAGGGGGTACACTGAATATAATTGCTGGATAGTTGTGCTGAATAGTTCCACTGGATCGCTTTGCTGGTATTGTAACCCTAGATCGTAACCCTCGATTGTTCTGCCGAATAGTTCCACTGGATTTTTCTGCTGGGTAGTATCCCTCGATTGTTCTGCTGGATAGTGTCTCTCAATTGTTCTGCTGGATAGTACCCCTAGATAGTTCTTCTCGATGGTTTCGCTGGATCGTTCTGCTTGATTCCCATGTCATGTCCATCGTTCTTGGGGGGAAAGTGACGTAGGGACGAGGAGTAGCATCCCGTCCCTACTTTTAAATGTGCGTGAGAAGTACATAAAAAAGGCAGTGCGTTTACAGCAAGTCAATCTCGGTGACAGAGTCGATTCCCTCGATGTCGCTCAGCGTTGCCAGTAAGTCTTCCGGGACTTGCTTGTCGACGCTCAAGAGCATGATTGCCTGTCCACCGATGTCGCGCCGGCCGA is a window from the Numidum massiliense genome containing:
- a CDS encoding IS3 family transposase, with the translated sequence MQTVLRIVHVPRSTYYYQKHYRVKEKKVSGGRPAPGYSFTNSGQKVSDEQIKEWLMELVSGDGYAYGYRKLTVALRSTYDLVINKKKVYRLCKRLGILLPQRRKRIRHPRRLARNRLVERSNELWETDIKYGYIAGENRFFFLLSYIDVYDRSIIDYHVGLACEGQDAVQVLQRALSTRGLQEAQEKPIIRTDNGPQFVSKVFEEACEHYGCEHERIPPNTPNKNAHIEAFHRIVEDECFNKYSFETYEEAYRTVIGFMDFYNNRRIHGSIGDMSPAQFFHAHQTSSLRTKAVRL
- a CDS encoding SDR family oxidoreductase encodes the protein MQPLANKVVIVTGASRGLGRSIATRFADGGATVIATARSKDALQQLADEWHNCKTNDTENGVLGSGTIVPHACDLTVANEVEDLIRFTLDKYGQIDVLINNAGVGSYAPVHEIAEEDWDTMMAVNLKAPYLTCKYAIPHFIERQAGHIVNISSVAGTVTFKGGGGYCASKFGLMALTDVLTEELKPHQVRVSVICPGSIQTDFAGTPAKSYSLKPEHVAKVAYDMVTAPEGVILNQVVMRPQVPPELQK
- a CDS encoding transposase, producing the protein MKRRQFTKEFKIQVAKEAMEVGNQALVARRYDLGSNLLNRWVREYKDGHYGDVPIESAQPREFSDLAQENDQLKRLLGEKDLEIAILRDLVKKQHPHLLKRLK
- a CDS encoding IS5 family transposase, with translation MSVRALKAQKSSATQPQLFQFIDMEALIPKSHILRQLNEAIDFSCVYDWVAPLYTERSGRPAADPERIVRLILLSYLFNHSERGLYEILPMHAGYLWFCGLDFESIQHPDPSRPSLPDRTTLVKTRKLWRQHGIFEKLMVHVINQCIAAGLVKPDVHVGVDGTQVRANASIHSLKEMTCTPVESIEDYLARIAQQDGQAEPSSSPHDTDDDPPSSPGSADKASRKKQGLQEEATHENFHGKTFSNATHRSKTDPDARLYKKAKGQEAHLRYLIHNVTDVTSGVILSTQASIASGVAERETSMQQLAAIRFCHPTIRVCTLSADKAYGTPDYLNALFEQGMIPLVSLRNLTLEDVPTWKRQTRNPKLQRKRLAKVKAVQVKNKARLIQLSSKYRHLQKLRTRCEHIFAESKCDHGLDRARSRGLDCMQEQALLTAMVQNLKRLCRFRFKKKPTQTGILACQNPTRRTIGTKVSMFFSSLLSLIASLHLQVRRFS